The following proteins are co-located in the Echinicola sp. 20G genome:
- a CDS encoding sulfatase-like hydrolase/transferase produces MRTLLLLLFLCFTLKSQAFQTSNDRRPNIILIMADDLGFETLGINGSESYETPHLDMMAKAGMNFTQCYSMPLCTPSRVQLMTGKYNIRNYIGFGLLDPNEQTFGDYLKEAGYDNFIAGKWQLYGNNHQRQLAGNREGSLPEETGFEDYCLWQVKQLGSRYKDPLLSSPEGDKVYEGEFGPDIFVDQIIDFIGQERQNPFFVYFPMALTHDPFVPTPDNPSFSTYDAKSKTNDPQYFKEMVHYMDKLIGKIISAVNQNAENTLVIFIGDNGTDHDVTSVQNGLKVTGDKGHTTLAGTHVPMIAYWKDKIKADQVNQNLIDFTDFVPTLLDVSGYKKSERPFTDGISFYPQLLNQKAQERQWVYCYYDPNWGNFEKSIFVHDQKWKLYENGSIYNLQEDPLEKAPLDKSSLNKKTLRKITTFQKVLDQFTTAESH; encoded by the coding sequence GATGACTTAGGCTTTGAAACCCTTGGAATTAATGGTAGTGAAAGTTATGAGACTCCTCACCTAGACATGATGGCAAAAGCGGGAATGAATTTTACCCAGTGCTACTCTATGCCCCTTTGTACGCCCAGCCGGGTGCAACTCATGACAGGAAAGTATAATATCCGAAACTACATTGGTTTTGGCTTATTGGATCCAAATGAACAGACTTTTGGTGATTATCTAAAAGAAGCGGGCTATGATAATTTTATCGCCGGTAAATGGCAACTATATGGAAATAACCACCAAAGACAATTGGCGGGAAACAGAGAAGGCTCACTGCCAGAAGAAACTGGTTTTGAGGATTATTGCCTCTGGCAAGTCAAACAGCTTGGAAGCAGGTATAAAGATCCTCTACTCAGCAGTCCAGAAGGAGACAAAGTATATGAAGGAGAGTTTGGCCCGGACATATTTGTAGACCAAATTATTGACTTCATAGGTCAAGAACGCCAAAATCCATTTTTTGTCTACTTCCCTATGGCACTAACCCATGACCCTTTCGTTCCCACGCCAGACAATCCCAGCTTTTCTACTTATGATGCCAAAAGTAAAACCAATGACCCACAATATTTTAAGGAGATGGTTCACTACATGGACAAACTCATTGGAAAAATTATCAGTGCAGTAAATCAAAATGCAGAAAACACCTTGGTCATTTTTATTGGTGATAATGGAACAGATCATGATGTGACTTCTGTACAAAACGGTTTAAAAGTCACAGGCGACAAAGGACACACTACACTGGCAGGTACCCATGTGCCCATGATTGCCTATTGGAAGGATAAAATCAAAGCAGATCAGGTTAACCAGAACCTTATTGACTTTACTGACTTCGTCCCCACACTACTGGATGTGTCAGGTTATAAAAAGAGTGAAAGACCATTTACAGATGGTATAAGTTTTTACCCACAACTTCTCAATCAAAAGGCTCAGGAAAGACAATGGGTCTATTGCTACTATGACCCAAATTGGGGAAACTTTGAAAAAAGCATATTTGTACATGATCAAAAGTGGAAGCTTTACGAAAATGGTAGCATTTATAATCTCCAAGAAGACCCACTTGAAAAAGCACCATTGGATAAATCAAGCTTAAATAAAAAAACGCTTAGAAAGATAACAACATTCCAAAAAGTACTTGATCAATTTACCACTGCAGAAAGTCATTAA
- a CDS encoding TetR/AcrR family transcriptional regulator, producing the protein MEKKKKISTKQRILSEAIRLYNEHGAHNITSRHIAAELGISHGNLDYHYNNREAILLAIYKQMREEMTSSYQEKSNNGNSSFDHFHLLLMHLERFQMKYRFFNLDVLEMSRSYPEVSKLLKETIELRKEQMSKMFKSFVGDGLLEDKSNIAIIRLQHTIRIIITFWLSQREVLTGYRFNEKGEMTKHIWDLLIPYMTEKGLEEYKHTIEKYSEELEEIE; encoded by the coding sequence ATGGAAAAGAAGAAGAAAATCTCAACCAAACAAAGAATTTTAAGTGAAGCCATAAGACTATACAATGAACATGGTGCGCACAATATAACGAGTAGACACATTGCTGCCGAACTTGGTATCAGTCATGGCAATTTAGATTATCATTACAATAACCGTGAGGCTATCCTTCTCGCTATTTATAAGCAAATGAGAGAAGAAATGACAAGCTCTTATCAGGAAAAAAGTAATAATGGCAATTCTTCTTTTGATCATTTCCACCTTTTACTGATGCACTTAGAAAGGTTCCAGATGAAATACCGCTTTTTCAACCTGGATGTCTTGGAAATGTCCAGGTCTTATCCCGAAGTGAGCAAATTATTGAAAGAGACCATAGAACTCCGGAAAGAGCAAATGTCAAAGATGTTTAAAAGCTTTGTGGGTGATGGACTTTTGGAGGACAAAAGTAATATCGCTATCATCAGACTTCAACATACCATTCGCATCATCATTACTTTTTGGCTCTCTCAGCGTGAAGTACTTACTGGATACAGGTTCAATGAAAAGGGAGAAATGACCAAGCACATTTGGGACCTATTGATTCCATATATGACAGAAAAAGGCCTAGAGGAGTACAAGCATACCATTGAAAAATATAGCGAAGAGCTTGAGGAAATAGAATAA